One Purpureocillium takamizusanense chromosome 12, complete sequence DNA window includes the following coding sequences:
- a CDS encoding uncharacterized protein (EggNog:ENOG503NVS9~COG:Q) — MLTEINSYLKGVVRYFDLDRFIAYNSKVVSARWSTETCTWTVEVENGPSVESEILINACGILNNPKMPEITGLDTFAGQILHTAAWDQSVDLRNKRIGIIGAGASSIQLLPQIQPTAEKVQVFIRTPSWIYPPFALTAGTAASHAYSEEEKETFRWDEDSYLEARKVMEGQFNGMFRIFIKNSLEQKAMRAKVESHMRSIIKDHALQEQLIPKFEMGCRRINPGDSFLVAIQKPNVEPVLDPVDKITEIGVIAGGKLYEADVLVAATGFNTSFRPRFPIIGLDGINLQDLWADEPVSYMGTGVSGFPNYLIFLGPNTPISNGSLMGRFRE, encoded by the exons ATGCTCACA GAAATCAACTCGTACTTGAAAGGTGTCGTACGCTACTTCGATCTAGATCGTTTCATCGCCTACAATAGCAAGGTCGTATCTGCACGATGGTCCACAGAGACTTGTACTTGGACAGTGGAGGTCGAGAATGGGCCGAGTGTGGAGTCAGAGATCCTCATCAATGCCTGCGGTATCCTGAACAACCCAAAGATGCCCGAGATCACTGGCCTGGATACATTCGCGGGCCAGATTCTACATACGGCTGCTTGGGACCAGTCTGTTGATTTAAGGAACAAGAGAATAGGCATCATCGGGGCTGGCGCTAGCTCCATTCAGCTTCTTCCTCAGATTCAACCTACGGCAGAAAAAGTCCAGGTCTTTATCCGAACTCCATCCTGGATCTATCCGCCTTTTGCGTTGACAGCCGGTACTGCCGCAAGCCATGCCTATAGCgaggaagaaaaggaaaCATTCAGATGGGACGAAGATAGCTATCTTGAGGCTCGAAAGGTAATGGAAGGCCAATTTAACGGCATGTTTCGCATTTTTATCAAGAACAGCCTGGAGCAAAAGGCGATGCGCGCAAAGGTGGAGTCACATATGAGATCGATCATCAAGGATCATGCCTTGCAGGAGCAACTCATTCCCAAGTTCGAAATGGGCTGCCGAAGAATTAATCCCGGTGATAGCTTCCTCGTGGCAATTCAGAAGCCCAACGTGGAGCCAGTGCTCGATCCTGTTGACAAGATAACAGAAATAGGGGTCATCGCCGGTGGAAAGCTTTATGAAGCAGATGTCTTAGTAGCCGCGACTGGGTTTAATACGTCTTTTAGGCCACGTTTCCCGATCATTGGTCTTGACGGCATCAATTTGCAGGATCTTTGGGCTGATGAGCCTGTGTCATACATGGGCACTGGTGTCTCTGGGTTCCCTAACTACCTTATTTTTCTGGGACCAAACACGCCGATCTCAAACGGAAGTCTCATGGGTAGGTTTCGAGAATAA
- a CDS encoding uncharacterized protein (COG:H~EggNog:ENOG503PCPQ) has product MPNNGWPQDARMKRIGEGYMLNLLSLVDSFTKFLSLAGLLPTEAAELEAQTKKDIQNKDIHFVVNTHIVYARKPL; this is encoded by the exons ATGCCCAACAACGGGTGGCCGCAAGATGCAAGGATGAAAAGAATTGGAGAAGGCTATATGCTGAACCTTCTGAGCTTGGTGGATAGTTTTACGAAATTCCTCAGCCTGGCGGGCTTGTTACCGACGGAGGCGGCAGAGCTTGAGGCGCAGACAAAGAAGGACATCCAGAATAAGGATATCCACTTTGTCGTCAACAC GCACATTGTATATGCGCGTAAGCCCCTGTGA
- a CDS encoding Carboxypeptidase D (EggNog:ENOG503NV40~SECRETED:SignalP(1-18~SECRETED:cutsite=SLA-AG~SECRETED:prob=0.4900)~MEROPS:MER0001944~COG:O), whose amino-acid sequence MRTQWLLPVLGFCTSSLAAGNGQAEQLRQWLHGRSSADVEPQAFDEPAIHGRASADYRFLNNQTEKFAVNGTSIPDVDYDVGESYAGLLPISDKKDERDHLYFWFFPTVNEEAKKKKEIVIWLNGGPGCSSLLGFLQENGPFQWQSGMIKPQKNPWSWHELSNIVWIEQPVTVGYSKGNATAKNEDDVASQFLGFWKNFIETFGMRGWKVYVVAESYGGYYGPYISSHMVNANDTQNYNLGGLMIYDGKMFDGQVQKHVIVEAFVEQNYNLMPFDDKQMAHIHNVSQKCGFRDYHKKYLAYPPVGLAPRYPPGVKPFPNGTYEIVEGCGDLSVYVLMTMNPCFNIYNIADHCPNGYNPLGEKTPYFNRDDVKKAINAPLDVKWSPCVNGVFNTTDGDESAPPDKYELPNVIDHTHNVILAQGNLDLILPLNGVLLGIQNMTWGGKLGFQTRPQDPFYVPLYRQRGSIDYYGKALPASAGVLGTTHHERGLTLVASQLAGHEGPEYVPAAAFRHLEKLLGRVHSLSDTEPFTLPQLRNIPQLEKPLGKGTVPIPCFGKGC is encoded by the exons ATGAGAACACAATGGCTGCTCCCCGTCCTGGGGTTCTGCACATCGTCGCTCGCGGCTGGCAACGGCCAGGCCGAACAGCTGCGTCAGTGGTTGCACGGCAGGAGctcggccgacgtcgagccccAGGCCTTTGACGAGCCGGCCATCCACGGGAGGGCTAGCGCGGATTATCGCTTCCTTAACAACCAAACGGAGA AGTTTGCCGTCAATGGCACTAGCATCCCCGACGTCGACTACGACGTAGGCGAGTCGTACGCCGGCCTATTGCCTATTTCCGATAAGAAGGATGAGCGCGACCACCTATACTTTTGGTTCTTCCCTACCGTCaacgaggaggccaagaagaagaaggagattgTTATCTGGCTCAATGGCGGC CCCGGCTGCTCGTCCCTATTGGGCTTCCTGCAAGAGAACGGTCCCTTCCAGTGGCAGTCCGGCATGATCAAGCCGCAAAAAAATCCCTGGAGCTGGCACGAGCTAAGCAATATTGTCTGGATCGAGCAGCCCGTCACCGTCGGCTACTCTAAGGGCAACGCTACGGCTAAGAACGAGGACGATGTGGCGAGCCAGTTCCTCGGTTTCTGGAAGAACTTTATTGAGACCTTTGGCATGCGCGGCTGGAAGGTCTACGTCGTGGCTGAGTCATATGGAGGCTATTATGGTCCCTATATTTCGAGCCACATGGTTAACGCCAACGATACGCAAAACTATAACCTTGGCGGGCTGATGATCTACGACGGCAAGATGTTTGACGGCCAGGTCCAGAAAcacgtcatcgtcgaggcgtTTGTCGAGCAAAATTATAATCTCATGCCCTTTGACGACAAGCAAATGGCGCACATCCATAACGTCTCACAGAAGTGCGGCTTTAGGGATTACCACAAGAAGTACCTGGCGTACCCGCCAGTCGGGCTGGCGCCTCGATACCCGCCAGGTGTGAAGCCTTTCCCAAACGGCACGTACGAGATAGTTGAAGGGTGCGGCGACCTGTCTGTCTATGTTCTAATGACGATGAACCCATGCTTCAATATCTACAATATTGCGGACCACTGCCCGAACGGGTATAACCCTCTGGGCGAGAAGACGCCCTACTTTAACCGCGACGATGTTAAGAAGGCTATTAACGCGCCCCTCGACGTAAAGTGGTCGCCGTGCGTAAACGGCGTTTTCAATACGACCGACGGAGACGAGTCGGCTCCTCCGGACAAGTACGAGCTGCCAAATGTTATCGATCACACGCACAACGTGATCCTAGCGCAGGGCAATCTGGACCTGATCCTGCCGCTCAACGGCGTGCTGCTAGGCATCCAGAACATGACGTGGGGCGGCAAACTGGGCTTCCAGACGCGGCCACAGGACCCCTTTTATGTACCCCTATACCGTCAGCGCGGTAGCATCGACTACTACGGCAAAGCGCTgccggcgagcgcgggcgTGCTAGGGACGACGCATCACGAGCGCGGACTGACGCTTGTCGCGTCGCAGCTAGCAGGGCACGAGGGCCCCGAATacgtgccggcggcggcgttccgGCAcctggagaagctgctcgGCCGGGTGCACAGCCTGAGCGACACGGAGCCGTTTACGCTGCCTCAGTTGCGAAACATCCCGCAGCTGGAGAAGCCGCTAGGCAAGGGAACGGTGCCGATTCCCTGCTTCGGAAAGGGGTGCTAA
- the TUB2_6 gene encoding Tubulin beta chain (Beta tubulin) (COG:Z~EggNog:ENOG503NVXK), which produces MREIVHLQTGQCGNQIGAAFWQTISGEHGLDSNGVYNGSSDLQLERMSVYFNEASGNKYVPRAVLVDLEPGTMDAVRAGPFGQLFRPDNFVFGQSGAGNNWAKGHYTEGAELVDSVLDVIRREAEGCDCLQGFQITHSLGGGTGSGMGTLLISKIREEFPDRMMATFSVVPSPKVSDTVVEPYNATLSIHQLVEHSDETFCIDNEALIDICQRTLKLANPSYGDLNYLVSAVMSGVTTCLRFPGQLNSDLRKLAVNMVPFPRLHFFMVGFAPLTSRGAHSFRAVSVPELTQQMFDPKNMMAASDFRNGRYLTCSAIFRGKVAMKEVEDQMHNVQNKNSSYFVEWIPNNIQTALCAIPPRGLKMSSTFIGNSTSIQELFKRVGEQFTAMFRRKAFLHWYTGEGMDEMEFTEAESNMNDLISEYQQYQDAGIDDEEPEYEEELPVGEGE; this is translated from the exons ATGCGCGAAATA GTTCACCTTCAAACTGGCCAGTGT GGCAACCAGATTGGCGCTGCGTTCTGGCAGACCATCTCTGGAGAGCACGGCCTTGATAGCAACGGTGTCTATAATGGCTCATCCGATCTTCAGCTCGAGCGCATGAGCGTTTACTTTAACGAG GCCTCCGGCAATAAGTACGTTCCTCGGGCTGTCCTCGTCGATCTCGAACCCGGTACAATGGATGCTGTCCGTGCAGGACCCTTTGGCCAGCTTTTCCGTCCCGACAACTTCGTCTTCGGCCAGTCGGGTGCTGGCAACAACTGGGCTAAAGGCCACTATACTGAGGGCGCCGAGCTAGTTGACAGCGTTCTCGATGTCATTCGACGCGAGGCTGAAGGTTGCGACTGCCTACAGGGCTTCCAGATCACCCACTCTCTTGGGGGTGGCACGGGCTCTGGAATGGGTACGCTGCTTATTTCGAAAATTCGCGAGGAATTCCCTGATCGCATGATGGCTACCTTCTCCGTCGTGCCCTCGCCCAAGGTTTCCGATACCGTTGTCGAACCATACAATGCTACCCTCTCTATTCACCAGCTTGTTGAACACTCCGACGAAACCTTTTGCATCGACAACGAAGCTCTCATTGACATTTGCCAGCGCACTCTCAAGCTAGCTAACCCCTCATATGGTGACTTGAACTACCTGGTGTCCGCTGTTATGTCTGGCGTCACTACCTGCTTGCGCTTCCCCGGGCAGCTTAACTCGGATCTCCGAAAGCTAGCCGTCAACATGGTCCCCTTCCCTCGTCTACACTTTTTTATGGTTGGCTTCGCTCCTCTGACTAGTCGAGGTGCTCACTCTTTCCGCGCTGTTAGCGTTCCTGAGCTCACTCAGCAAATGTTTGATCCCAAGAACATGATGGCTGCCTCTGACTTCCGTAACGGCCGCTACCTAACCTGTTCTGCCATATT ccGTGGCAAGGTTGCTAtgaaggaggtcgaggatCAGATGCACAACGTCCAGAACAAGAACTCGTCTTACTTCGTAGAGTGGATCCCCAACAACATTCAGACCGCTCTCTGCGCTATTCCTCCCCGTGGCCTGAAAATGTCTTCGACCTTTATTGGTAACTCTACATCTATCCAGGAGCTTTTTAAGCGGGTTGGGGAGCAGTTCACCGCCATGTTTAGGCGCAAGGCTTTCCTACATTGGTATACGGGTGAGGGTATGGACGAAATGGAATTCACGGAGGCCGAGTCTAACATGAACGACCTGATTTCCGAATATCAGCAATATCAAGATGCTGGTATTGATGATGAGGAGCCCGAGTACGAGGAGGAACTTCCTGTCGGGGAAGGAGAGTAG
- a CDS encoding uncharacterized protein (EggNog:ENOG503PF1Y) produces MHLIHGHSQLEEGSVMLGTAIASVRGCWSKPTSISDINPLDTHGHVFRLTGNGEMQAYEYREGPIANLDGVDPAFFKELAQYLQVNDLGNLLGLQVLVQDAPEMMCEFVLQNHGTVMFDARDVKAWVPFRTTGFALNSNLSMTELQGGESHAKTTKGTHRVFVSGKIGEEDSLMDALRAEDIIY; encoded by the coding sequence ATGCACCTCATCCATGGACACTCCCAGCTTGAAGAAGGAAGCGTCATGCTCGGAACTGCCATCGCATCTGTTCGAGGGTGCTGGTCTAAGCCTACGAGCATATCAGATATCAACCCGTTAGATACCCACGGCCATGTCTTCAGGCTGACCGGCAATGGAGAGATGCAGGCCTACGAATACCGCGAAGGGCCAATCGCCAATCTGGATGGAGTCGATCCCGCCTTCTTCAAGGAGCTGGCTCAGTACCTTCAGGTTAATGACCTGGGGAATCTCCTAGGGTTGCAGGTACTTGTTCAAGACGCTCCAGAGATGATGTGCGAATTCGTACTCCAGAATCACGGCACCGTCATGTTCGATGCGAGGGATGTTAAGGCGTGGGTGCCTTTCCGCACTACAGGGTTCGCTCTCAACAGCAACCTGAGTATGACTGAGCTGCAGGGCGGTGAAAGCCATGCTAAGACTACTAAGGGAACTCACAGGGTGTTTGTTAGCGGTAAGATCGGAGAGGAGGATTCCCTCATGGATGCTCTCCGGGCTGAGGATATTATCTATTGA
- a CDS encoding uncharacterized protein (COG:S~EggNog:ENOG503PDBM), which produces MTTYYNLDNAISSFFESNKSVTRQQCEDFTLSHAGGRVNPVPIQGAFSYTLTAGPDDSKLFQFRTEDSSFDTDILNLAKKVHPQFVASCKYHGTIGNLQPLHIYEMEKLPGTPYFMARDISLVQPADSILRQRNTVKDLARFFAQSWNNGQRLYSGNTAALLAEYDSKFDLLAKSLPSQFASNLDRVRRYLPSLFSGSFPFVLSHGDLCEMNILVNSETGYVTGIVDWAEARIVPFGFSLWGLENVLGYMDSEGWHYYDNREDLEGLFWHTFGTEINNATENDLQSIRSARMAGLFLRYGLVMDGTAVKGVVDQSDTSSLAYLDAFCLAADWAPREFINVCARDA; this is translated from the exons ATGACAACCTACTACAACCTTGACAACGCGATCTCTTCCTTCTTCGAATCCAATAAATCTGTGACCAGACAACAATGTGAAGACTTCACTCTTTCCCATGCTGGCGGTCGGGTCAATCCTGTACCCATACAGGGTGCTTTCAGCTATACTCTGACAGCGGGTCCGGATGATTCCAAGCTCTTCCAGTTTCGGACCGAAGACTCCAGCTTCGATACAGACATCTTGAACCTTGCCAAGAAAGTTCATCCGCAATTTGTAGCTAGCTGCAAATATCATGGAACTATCGGTAACTTACAGCCTCTACATATCTACGAGATGGAGAAGCTTCCTGGAACCCCATACTTTATGGCCCGCGATATCTCCTTAGTGCAGCCAGCAGACTCTATTCTCAGACAGCGGAACACGGTAAAAGACCTCGCGAG ATTCTTTGCGCAGTCGTGGAACAACGGTCAACGACTTTATTCGGGCAATACTGCTGCTTTACTTGCCGAGTATGACTCCAAATTCGACCTTCTTGCTAAATCACTACCATCTCAATTTGCATCAAACTTGGACAGAGTCCGAAGATATCTTCCCTCACTTTTCTCAGGATCGTTCCCTTTCGTCCTTAGTCATGGGGACCTTTGCGAGATGAATATCCTCGTAAACTCCGAAACTGGCTACGTCACGGGCATTGTAGACtgggccgaggcgaggaTCGTTCCGTTTGGTTTTTCGTTATGGGGCTTGGAGAACGTTCTCGGGTATATGGACTCGGAGGGGTGGCATTACTACGACAATCGTgaggacctcgagggcctttTCTGGCATACCTTTGGCACAGAGATCAACAATGCCACAGAAAACGATTTGCAGTCAATCCGTTCTGCGAGGATGGCTGGCTTATTCTTACGATACGGTCTTGTCATGGACGGCACAGCCGTGAAAGGCGTGGTGGACCAGTCCGATACTTCTTCCCTCGCGTATCTCGACGCCTTTTGTCTCGCTGCTGACTGGGCTCCACGTGAGTTCATCAACGTGTGCGCTAGAGACGCGTAG
- a CDS encoding uncharacterized protein (COG:S~TransMembrane:7 (o60-81i93-111o123-142i149-168o174-195i207-230o236-257i)~EggNog:ENOG503NUH8), whose protein sequence is MKKTAHDNEALAAAIEKPQVDGASSHSQSGSPAIDDSHANLARVDDAIEAIGWGKYQWQLALTCGFGFLADQMLLVAISVVTPQASMEFSPKYPLYLAFLPYYLAANGAALGNSSNYITYRDFAVSSVVGIIGPAISMYMVSTRLRSRISIAITAAACVAFAGAFTTVKSEAQNLAFSSMLGLWLNAVYSIIYGYTPQALDVEHRGLGAGLLMSMARISSLSAPFIATFADVRTSAPIWVACGCYGVIGLSALILPVDTAMFSRKSK, encoded by the exons atgaagaagacggcccaTGACAACGAAGCTCTGGCTGCAGCCATCGAGAAGCCGCAGGTCGATGGCGCATCCAGTCATTCTCAAAGTGGCTCGCCGGCTATAGACGATTCGCATGCGAACCTCGCTCGTGTTGATGACGCGATTGAAGCCATTGGCTGGGGCAAGTATCAGTGGCAGCTGGCCCTGACGTGCGGTTTCGGCTTTCTCGCAGACCAG ATGTTGCTAGTGGCCATATCGGTCGTCACCCCTCAGGCATCTATGGAGTTCAGTCCCAA ATATCCTCTTTATCTCGCCTTTCTCCCATACTATTTAGCAGCCAATGGTGCGGCTCTCGGTAACTCAAGCAATTATATCACATACCGCGACTTCGCCGTCTCCTCtgtcgtcggcatcatcgggCCCGCAATAAGCATGTACATGGTCTCTACGCGGCTTCGCTCTCGGATCTCTATAGCAATTACGGCCGCTGCTTGTGTTGCCTTCGCAGGTGCCTTCACTACTGTCAAGAGCGAAGCACAGAATCTCGCCTTCTCGTCAATGCTGGGCCTATGGCTTAACGCTGTCTATTCCATTATCTATGG CTACACTCCCCAAGCTCTCGATGTTGAGCatcgcggcctcggcgccggacTACTCATGTCAATGGCCCGTATTTCATCATTGTCCGCGCCCTTCATTGCCACGTTCGCCGATGTAAGGACATCCGCCCCAATTTGGGTGGCTTGCGGCTGCTATGGCGTCATCGGTCTGTCTGCCTTGATCTTGCCAGTGGATACCGCCATGTTCAGCCGAAAGAGCAAATGA